The genomic window GCATTTAGCTTTGATTCTGCCCTTTCAACTACCGCCCTAATTTTCTTTTGAACATCCTTTGGCAGTGGCTCTGGCTCGTAATTCTCAATTATATCTTTAACCTTTTCATTGGCTACCTGTGTTAATGTTTTAGCCCCAGAAGCTTCCCACATTTCATAACGCTGACGGTTAATTAAGGAGGGGAACCAGCTTTCCTTCTTAAAATGACGGAATGTATGGTCTTCTGCCAGGAAGTGACCACCTGGACCTACCTTGTCAATAATGTCAAGGGCTAAAGTTTCATCATTAACCTCAATACCACGAGTAACTCTTCTAGCCATACCAATTATATCGTTGCAGATTACAAGGTATTCAAGGCTGGCTGTTGAACCATATTCAACATACCCAACATCGTGGTTCAAGTTCGGACCTGACATTGCTGTCATTGCAATGCTCAGTGCAGCTTCAATTCCAGCCTGCTGATCAGGAATGCAGCTGTCAGAGCAGCCACATGTTCCAAACATGGGTAATTTCAAGTAATGAGCCATATCTGCCAAAGCTGACATCAATAAATTAAATTCTGGTGATCCGTATGAGAAGATTGTACTCTTCATATCCATTATAGTAAATACTCCGCCCATAATAAAGGGGGAACCTTCTTTAGTGTTTTGATGCAATACTAAACCGCTTAAGCTTTCAGCCAGACCAGTAGCCAATACTCCAGCCAGGGTTGCAGGAACAGTTCCACCTGCCATTACACAGGGAGTATATACAACTGGCAGGGCTTTCTTGGCAGCAAGCATTAGTTTGGTTGCTGCTTCCCATGCATGCTGTAGGGGTGAAATTGGTTCAGCATATAAGGTCATAATTGGGTTCTTTCGGAGTTCTTCTTCTCCACCGGCAATTATTTCGCACATCTCTATTATATCAGCAAATCCGTAAATGTCATGTGCTGTTGTAACAATTGGCTTGGAAGTATTTAAAACCTGAGCTTCAAATTGATGCCTGTCAGATATTAAAAGGGGCACATCCTGAACAATACCAAGGGACATGACAAAATCCAGGTTTGGTAATGCATCAATTGTCTTGCAGGCCCAGCTTACTGATTGGGTACTGGATCTTTTTCTTTCTCCTGTATAAGGGTCAATATAATAAGGCGTATCTGAGCCGGTGCCAAAATAAGCATTGTTTCCCTCTAGCAGCACATCTCTGCTCCCAGTACGGCTGTTGCATAAGGTCACTCTATGGGGTACTGTTCTTAAAGCCCTATCCACTATATAAGATGGTATCTTAACCCGATTCCCATTAACAAAACAGCCAGCCTTTTTCATTACTTCTAATGCATCATCATCGTGAAAGGTAACTCCAGTCCTTTCAAGAATTTCCTGGGCAGCTAATAACACCTCTTCGCACTGGCCTGGTGATAATATACTCAACATTGTACTGGCATTTGCTACATAATTACTCCTTGCTCTCATTACTAACTCTCCTTTCATTAATTATTTTTTATCTTTCTTGTTCAATTTAGCTTCTCTGGCTTCTGCTCTCTCAATGATTGCATCTAGTTTTTCACAGACATCATTTGGCAGTGGCTCGGCTCTATGGTTATTAATAATGTCTTGTGTTCTTTGCTTGACCCTATCACCAAATGATTGGCCGCCTTCCATTTTCCACTCATCATAACGTAAGCGGCTGATTAATGAGGGCCACCAGGTTTCTTTTCTAAAGTTATCTATGGTGTGCTGTTCTCCAAGGAAATGGCCTCCTGGCCCTACCTTGTCTACTACATCCACTGCAAGGGTATAGTCGTCAACCTTAATTCCCTTCATTATCCTTTTGACCATACCAATGGTTTCATTATTGGCCACCAATAGTTCAAGAGATCCACAGTTTCCATATTCCATATAGTTGCAATCATGAATAATATTTGCTCCACTTAACCCGGCTATAAGGTTTGAAAAGGCAGATTCTGCAGCCCACTGGGCATCTACACATTTGGAGTCAGTACAGCCTCCTGTGCTAAACATTGGCAGGCCAATGTAAACAGCAATGTCAGTTAACGCTGCAGAAAGCAGGCTTAACTCAGGAGCTCCATAAGCAAGGATTGAGCTTCCCATGTCCATTGTTGAAATTAATCCACCCATGATAAAGGGGGAACCTTCTCTTACAGCTTGATTAGCCACCAGGCCAACTAAACTGTCAGCTATGGCAATAACCAGGGATCCTGCCATGGTAGCCGGTGCTACACCACCAGCAAATGTGCATGGTGTATAGATAACTGGTACGTTCTTCTGGGCTGCAAAAATAGCCTTGTCAATTGCTTCTGCCGAGTGCCTTAAGGGTGGACTTGATTCTGAATAAAGTATAATAAATGGTCTTTTTTGCAGTTCATCCAGGCCACCTGCTACGGCTGCAGCCATTTCTATAATGTCATTATACTGGTCAATTCCAAAACCCCAGTGAATAATTGGCTTTGTCGTATTGCGAACAAGGGCATCAAAGGAGTGAACATCTGATAAGGTTGGCGTGACATCCATTACCGTTCCATTATCCATGGCATATGCAATATTAGGCAATGCATCACATACTATACCGGCCCTCACAGCATCAGATTTTTTTGGTCTTCTTCTTTCTCCGGTAAAGGGGTCTAAGGTATAGGTGTTAGTTGGCCCCGGTCCCCAATAGGTATTTCTACCCTCTAGAAACATGCTTCTGTTCCCATTTCTGTCACAAATTGTTATTCGCGTTGGGGCACTTCTAACTGCTTTTTCTACTACCCTTGAAGGAAAACGTACGCGATTGCCGTCTACCCAACACCCAGCCTTTTTATAAATCTCTAGCGCCTCGTTACTATAAAAGTCAGCTCCAGTCCTTTCTAAACATTCTAGCGCTGCATAATAAACTTCCTGGCACTGATCGTTACTTAGGACTCGGAAATTTACTGTTTGATTGACTTGATAGTTTGCTCTAACATAATTGCTTTTCACAAATAATCACTCCTTTTTTTAATATTTTTATATCTTTGTATTTATTAGATACCCTCTGTATTTTTTTTTTAAATGTTAAATAATTTTAAAGCTTAATTTTAAGTTCAATACCCCAGTGATAGCCTAGAAAGAATAAATGTGCAGGTTTCTATTTATAAATAAAATCAAAGGTTAAGGGTAAGTCATTATTAAGCCCTTTAGAAAACAATATCTGATGTATATTTAATCCCGACGCTCTAAAAGAAGCAGCATAACCCTGTAGATACAGACTCCACATTCTGACAAACCTTCTATTAAATTTATCTTCGATCTTATTAACATTATTCTCAAAATTATCGTACCATCGGTCAAGGGTCATTGCATAATGCATTCGTAAACTTTCGACATGGAGCAAATGAAAATCGTACTCCGGTAATAACCAAATAGTTTCCCGCAAGGATGGTATATAGCCACCAGGGAATATATACTTTTTTATCCAATGATTAACATCAGACCCTTTTGTGCCTGTAATGGTATGAAGTAACGACAGGCCCCCTGGTACAAGTAGGTCACTTACTTTCTTCATATATTTTGAAAGATTATCCTTGCCGCAGTGTTCAAACATCCCGACACTAACGATTTTATCAAATTGCTCTGTTTTTTCATCTATATCCATGTAGTTCAAAAGCTCCACATCAACCTTTTCAGATAGCCTCAAACTTTTAATGCGCTTTTTTGTTGCAACAAACTGCTCTTCACTAAGAGTTACTCCTAGGGCTTTTACATCATATTGCTGGACAGCCCTTATTATAAGCCATCCCCATCCACTTCCTATATCAAGAAGCCTTTCTCCAGGTTTTAAGCATATTTTTTTTAAAACATGGTCTATTTTATTTAATTGTGCTTGATATAGAGAATCTTCTGGATTATTAAAATAGGCACATGAATAACTCATTGTTTCATCTAACCATAGGGAAAAGAAGTCATTTCCCAGGTCATAGTGATACTTAATATTTTTTTCCTTTTCCTTAAATCCTTCATCATCATAAGTTGATATATGCCTATCGTCTACTTTATCTCTAATTAGCATCTTATTATTTAGCTCAACAATTTTAATTAAGTCTTCCAAAGCTCCTTCAAAATCAATAATCTCATCCATGTAAGCCTCACCAACTGCCAGAACAGGATCTTTTGTATTAAATTCTATAGGTGGAGGCTCTCTTAGTATTATTCTAACACTAGGTTCGCCTTTTCCATATTCTGCCTCTTCACCGTCCCAATATAGAACACTTACACGACCATACTCTATTTTTTTAAATAAAAAATCCATCAATGTTTTTCTCATTACTTCACCTCGGCATCCAAGAGTTTCTTTGATTAACTGGCCTATATTAATCTAAATTTTACCCTTTAGCTTTTTAGAAACCCTGATCTATTCTTATAGCAACTATGCCTTTCCTGCAATTTTGAATGCCTTATAACACGCTTCAATAGTTTTTTCAATTTCCTTATCCTCATGTACTAGGGACATAAAACCTGCCTCAAACTGGGATGGGGCTATGTATACCCCTTCTTTAAGGAGGGCCTTAAAGAAGGCAACAAACTTGTCAATGTCAGAAGTTGCCGCACTTTGGAAACCAGTAACCTCATGGGCTGTAAAAAATGCTGAAAACATACTTCCAACCCTTGTAAAGTAAACTTCTGCTCCGGCTGTTTTAGCAGCCTCTTCCATCCCGGCAGCAAGTTTAGCAGACTTTTCTTCAAGCTTCTCATAAATTCCATCTCTCTGAAGAATCTGTAAAGTAGTATATCCTGCTGTCATAGCCAATGGATTTCCAGATAGGGTTCCAGCCTGATAAACTGGGCCTAAAGGAGAAATCTTCTCCATTATATCCTTCCTGCCACCATAAGCACCTACAGGAAGTCCTCCACCAATAATCTTTCCTAAACAAGTAATATCTGGTTTAATACCATAGCGGGCTTGAGCGCCTCCTAAAGCTACTCTAAATCCCGTCATTACCTCATCAAATATTAATAAAGTACCATATTTTTCAGTAAGACTGCGAACTCCATCAAGGTAGCCGTGATTTGGTGGAATACAGCCCATATTTCCTGGAACCGGCTCTAAAATAACTGCAGCAATATTTTCCCCTTCCTGTTCAAAAATCTTTTCTAATGTTTCTAAGTCATTAAAGGGTGCCGTAATTGTATTTTGAGCCGTATTATTAGGAACACCTGGACTGGTAGGCACACCATGGGTTAGAGCACCAGAGCCCGCCTTTATTAATAAGAAGTCAGCATGCCCATGATAGCACCCCTCAAACTTAACTATCTTATCTCTACCGGTATAACCCCTTGCTAATCTTAAGGCACTCATTGTAGCCTCTGTACCAGAGTTAACCATTCTAACCATTTCTATAGAAGGCACACAGTCAATAACAAGCTTGGCCATCTTAGTTTCCAGCTCAGTGGGTGCCCCAAAACTGGTTCCTATTTCTAAACAGTAGTGTAAAGCATTTACCACTTCTGTGTGGCAATGGCCTAGAATTAAAGGCCCCCATGATGCAACATAATCTATGTAACGATTACCATCTTCATCAAAAATGTAAACTCCCTTACCACTAGCTATAAAAGGAGGATCCATTTTGACCGATTTAAAAGCACGGACTGGACTATTTACACCACCAGGAATATACTTTTGAGCTTCTATAAACATTTCTTTTGATCTTGACATATTAAGCATTTTTTTAAGCTCCTTTCTTTTCTAAAGTATAGTTTTGGCTAACAAGAGAATGCGTTAATTCAGACAATTATAAGCGCTCTACAATTAATTAGAATACTTTGTTTTTTTAAAAATAAAGGAAACCGACCATTCGTAACTAATGGTGAAACTGCATCCTCTTAAATAAATGGCCGGAAACACCTGTAATAAGAATTTTTTGATCAGCTTAAATAGTTTCTCTACTTACTATAGAGACTTGTTAGTTAACATTTACACTATTAGTTTCTTCAACTTCAGGGTTATGTTCATCCAAAAATCTAGTACTAATTGTAGTATTTTTCATTAAGACATAGTATAAGAGACCAGAAGGAATTAAACTAATAGCCCATGCCAACTCAAACTTAATGACTCCACCTATAATAGCTCCAAATACTATAGCTATTATTCCAGACCAGTTAATACCACTATACTGGCCATTTTCATCGTATAATTCCATGATTTTGTATTTACCCTTTCTTATAAAGAAATAATCAACTATTAAGACTGCAAATATTGGTCCTAAAAATAGAGAATATGCTTGAATGAAGAAAAAGAATCCACTGGCAGTCATGATTTTCCACGGGAAGGTGAAGAATATAAGAATACCTGTAATTACAGCACCTTTCCTAAAAGAAAAGCCGAAAAGTTCCATCATAATATAGGTAGGGGGTATAACATTTAACATAATATTAGTTGTTACCTGTGCCAAAGCCACAAAAAACAAAGCTACAATAAGCACAAAAGTACTGGGTAATAAAGTAGTAAAAAGTATTATAGGATCCCATTCCCCGGTTACTCCAGCAGCCAGTAACCCTATTAATGCCATAAACATTACTACTGGCACACTTCCAATCCAATGGGCTATAAACATTTTACTATTAGAAGATTTATGGTATTCACGTGCGTAGTCACTTATGTTAAGCATCATGGCAGACATTACCCCAATAAATGCTACTACAGGTATCCAAAAATCTATCCCCCAAGTACCTGGAATATTTATAATCTTTTCTGAAACTTGCGCTCCAAAATTTTTGTATATTACAGTAAACATGTAAATTAGAGATGCTATTATTACCACTGAACCAATATTTTCCAACCACTTTATTCCTTTAAAACCATAAGCAGAAAGAGCAATTTGGATCAATTGAAAAGCTATAAAATAAAATACAATATTGGAAAAACCAAACAACTGATTGGATATGGCATTTAAAGCACTTGCTCCAACCCAAGTTTGGATACCGTACCAAAGAAGTGCTGGAACGGCCCTGATTAAAACTGGTAACCTTGCTCCTAACACCCCAAAAACCGGTCTTGCATGAATAACAAATGGCAACCCATGTTTATTTCCTGGTTGAGCATTTAGTGTATAACATACGGCTATTGCAGAAAGACCTATAAGCATAGCTATCACAGCTTGAAATAAGTTTAAGCTGCCATTAGGTGGTACTATACTAGCTCCCAACATAAAAACACCAATATAGACACTACCCCCGACCCAGGCCAAAGTATACGATACTTGATCTAGTATCCTTGTATCCTGAGGAAACAGGTCTGGCGCAATATCTTTATACTTTTCAGCAACCATTTGACGAGAAACAGAAATTTCTTGATGTTTTATTTCCATTACTCCCAACTCCTTTAATATTTTTTAAACTAGTTATAGGTTATTTAATTCAGATAATTCTGAATCGTATTAGTATTTTGATATATTATTTACCGTATTGGTTATCAGTCTAACTTGCTACTTATTCCAGGGATAGCCCTAAATAATAAGTTCGAATGCTAGTTACTTTATGTATCTTTGGTATTTAGTAAATTAGAGCTATCCCTTTTAAAACTAGTTTGTTTTTTCATCTCTCAATAACAGGATCATTTAACCCCTTCATAACATAGCCCAAAAGGTTGAGCTTTGACTTGCTGCCCTTGACCAAACTGTCCAACAAATTCTCCATTTTCAGCCGTCAATTTACCTCTCAGATATACCTTTTCTGGCCTGCCAATTTGTTCAAATCCTTCATAAGCATTATAGTCCACTCCATGCAGGCTATTCTTAACACTGATGGTTCCTTTCCAATTTGGATCGAAAATTACAATATCTGCATCCGAACCAATAGCTATTTGGCCTTTTTGAGGATATATACCACAAATCTTCGCAGGCGCTGTACAACATACTTCAACAAATCTTTGACGACTAATTTTTCCTTTTTCAACACCATATGTCCATACGATTGCTAAACGATTTTCTACTCCTGGAGATCCAGGTGGAATTTTACTAAAATCACCCATACCTTTACGCTTAGCTTTTTCGAAACCACCATCAAGTGCACAGTGATCAGATCCAACAGCCAATAGCCAATTGTTTCTTAGTGCTTCCCACATAGCATCAAGATTTTCTTGTGAACGAAGAGGAGGCATGCAGACATATTTTGCTCCTTCAAAATTAGGTTTAGCTAAATTTTCCTCAGTTAAAACAAGATAATGAGTACATGTTTCCCCATATGCAGGTATACCCTTTCTATATGCATCCCTTATAACTTCCATGGC from Desulfitibacter alkalitolerans DSM 16504 includes these protein-coding regions:
- the hemL gene encoding glutamate-1-semialdehyde 2,1-aminomutase, with amino-acid sequence MLNMSRSKEMFIEAQKYIPGGVNSPVRAFKSVKMDPPFIASGKGVYIFDEDGNRYIDYVASWGPLILGHCHTEVVNALHYCLEIGTSFGAPTELETKMAKLVIDCVPSIEMVRMVNSGTEATMSALRLARGYTGRDKIVKFEGCYHGHADFLLIKAGSGALTHGVPTSPGVPNNTAQNTITAPFNDLETLEKIFEQEGENIAAVILEPVPGNMGCIPPNHGYLDGVRSLTEKYGTLLIFDEVMTGFRVALGGAQARYGIKPDITCLGKIIGGGLPVGAYGGRKDIMEKISPLGPVYQAGTLSGNPLAMTAGYTTLQILQRDGIYEKLEEKSAKLAAGMEEAAKTAGAEVYFTRVGSMFSAFFTAHEVTGFQSAATSDIDKFVAFFKALLKEGVYIAPSQFEAGFMSLVHEDKEIEKTIEACYKAFKIAGKA
- a CDS encoding trimethylamine methyltransferase family protein translates to MRARSNYVANASTMLSILSPGQCEEVLLAAQEILERTGVTFHDDDALEVMKKAGCFVNGNRVKIPSYIVDRALRTVPHRVTLCNSRTGSRDVLLEGNNAYFGTGSDTPYYIDPYTGERKRSSTQSVSWACKTIDALPNLDFVMSLGIVQDVPLLISDRHQFEAQVLNTSKPIVTTAHDIYGFADIIEMCEIIAGGEEELRKNPIMTLYAEPISPLQHAWEAATKLMLAAKKALPVVYTPCVMAGGTVPATLAGVLATGLAESLSGLVLHQNTKEGSPFIMGGVFTIMDMKSTIFSYGSPEFNLLMSALADMAHYLKLPMFGTCGCSDSCIPDQQAGIEAALSIAMTAMSGPNLNHDVGYVEYGSTASLEYLVICNDIIGMARRVTRGIEVNDETLALDIIDKVGPGGHFLAEDHTFRHFKKESWFPSLINRQRYEMWEASGAKTLTQVANEKVKDIIENYEPEPLPKDVQKKIRAVVERAESKLNA
- a CDS encoding NCS1 family transporter translates to MEIKHQEISVSRQMVAEKYKDIAPDLFPQDTRILDQVSYTLAWVGGSVYIGVFMLGASIVPPNGSLNLFQAVIAMLIGLSAIAVCYTLNAQPGNKHGLPFVIHARPVFGVLGARLPVLIRAVPALLWYGIQTWVGASALNAISNQLFGFSNIVFYFIAFQLIQIALSAYGFKGIKWLENIGSVVIIASLIYMFTVIYKNFGAQVSEKIINIPGTWGIDFWIPVVAFIGVMSAMMLNISDYAREYHKSSNSKMFIAHWIGSVPVVMFMALIGLLAAGVTGEWDPIILFTTLLPSTFVLIVALFFVALAQVTTNIMLNVIPPTYIMMELFGFSFRKGAVITGILIFFTFPWKIMTASGFFFFIQAYSLFLGPIFAVLIVDYFFIRKGKYKIMELYDENGQYSGINWSGIIAIVFGAIIGGVIKFELAWAISLIPSGLLYYVLMKNTTISTRFLDEHNPEVEETNSVNVN
- a CDS encoding SAM-dependent methyltransferase, whose amino-acid sequence is MRKTLMDFLFKKIEYGRVSVLYWDGEEAEYGKGEPSVRIILREPPPIEFNTKDPVLAVGEAYMDEIIDFEGALEDLIKIVELNNKMLIRDKVDDRHISTYDDEGFKEKEKNIKYHYDLGNDFFSLWLDETMSYSCAYFNNPEDSLYQAQLNKIDHVLKKICLKPGERLLDIGSGWGWLIIRAVQQYDVKALGVTLSEEQFVATKKRIKSLRLSEKVDVELLNYMDIDEKTEQFDKIVSVGMFEHCGKDNLSKYMKKVSDLLVPGGLSLLHTITGTKGSDVNHWIKKYIFPGGYIPSLRETIWLLPEYDFHLLHVESLRMHYAMTLDRWYDNFENNVNKIEDKFNRRFVRMWSLYLQGYAASFRASGLNIHQILFSKGLNNDLPLTFDFIYK
- a CDS encoding trimethylamine methyltransferase family protein; translated protein: MKSNYVRANYQVNQTVNFRVLSNDQCQEVYYAALECLERTGADFYSNEALEIYKKAGCWVDGNRVRFPSRVVEKAVRSAPTRITICDRNGNRSMFLEGRNTYWGPGPTNTYTLDPFTGERRRPKKSDAVRAGIVCDALPNIAYAMDNGTVMDVTPTLSDVHSFDALVRNTTKPIIHWGFGIDQYNDIIEMAAAVAGGLDELQKRPFIILYSESSPPLRHSAEAIDKAIFAAQKNVPVIYTPCTFAGGVAPATMAGSLVIAIADSLVGLVANQAVREGSPFIMGGLISTMDMGSSILAYGAPELSLLSAALTDIAVYIGLPMFSTGGCTDSKCVDAQWAAESAFSNLIAGLSGANIIHDCNYMEYGNCGSLELLVANNETIGMVKRIMKGIKVDDYTLAVDVVDKVGPGGHFLGEQHTIDNFRKETWWPSLISRLRYDEWKMEGGQSFGDRVKQRTQDIINNHRAEPLPNDVCEKLDAIIERAEAREAKLNKKDKK